In Triticum aestivum cultivar Chinese Spring chromosome 5B, IWGSC CS RefSeq v2.1, whole genome shotgun sequence, the following proteins share a genomic window:
- the LOC123113993 gene encoding protein phosphatase 2C 35 — translation MGNSLACFCCAGGGAKSRRRHVAPAALPSDPAYDEGLGHSFCYVRPDKLPPAHCYYPAAADDDLLVPDAKAAAEEATTFRAISGAALSANVSTPLSTSALLLLPADDSTASSGFESSDSFAAVPLQPVPRFPSGPISSAPFSGGFLSGPIERGFLSGPLDAALLSGPLPGAVASGRMGVPALRRSLSHGGRRIRDFTRALLARTDRFQGHPDLGSPDAAAAVAACGGDSNGLQWAQGKAGEDRVHVVVSEERGWVFVGIYDGFNGPDATDFLVSNLYAAVHRELRGLLWEQSQEDQPGSAPSTMAPDHQDQCTRRRRARRSRPPRSGSVDDNDQRQWRCEWERDCSSLKPPTQPPPRSNGENDHIAVLKALARALRKTEDAYLGIADKMVGEFPELALMGSCVLSMLMKGEDMYVMGVGDSRAVLATMDSVDLEHISEGSLDGLTPCLSAVQLTSDHSTSMPEEVRRIRNEHPDDPSAISKDRVKGSLKVTRAFGAGFLKQPKWNDALLEMFRIDYVGSSPYITCNPSLFHHKLSTRDRFLILSSDGLYQYLTNEEAVAEVEVFIATTPEGDPAQHLVEEVLFRAANKAGMDFHELIEIPQGDRRRYHDDVSVIVISLEGRIWRSCV, via the exons ATGGGCAACTCCCTCGCCTGCTTCTGctgcgccggcggcggcgccaagagccgccgccgccacgtcgcgcCGGCCGCGCTGCCCTCCGACCCGGCCTACGACGAGGGGCTCGGCCACTCCTTCTGCTACGTGCGCCCCGACAAGCTGCCCCCGGCCCACTGCTACTACCCCGCCGCGGCGGACGACGACCTGCTCGTGCCCGACGCCAAGGCGGCCGCCGAGGAGGCCACCACGTTCCGCGCCATCTCGGGGGCCGCCCTCTCCGCCAACGTCTCCACGCCGCTCTCCACCTCCGCGCTCCTCCTGCTGCCCGCCGACGACTCCACCGCCTCCTCCGGCTTCGAGAGCTCCGACTCCTTCGCCGCCGTCCCGCTGCAGCCGGTGCCCCGCTTCCCCTCCGGCCCCATCTCCTCCGCGCCCTTCTCCGGCGGCTTCCTCTCCGGGCCCATCGAGCGCGGCTTCCTCTCCGGGCCCCTCGACGCCGCGCTCCTCTCCGGCCCGCTCCCCGGCGCCGTCGCCTCCGGGCGGATGGGTGTCCCCGCGCTGCGGCGGAGCCTCTCCCACGGCGGCCGCCGCATCCGCGACTTCACGCGCGCGCTGCTCGCCCGCACCGACCGCTTCCAGGGCCACCCGGATCTCGGCTCGCCCGACGCCGCGGCGGCCGTCGCGGCGTGTGGCGGGGACTCCAATGGTCTGCAGTGGGCGCAGGGGAAGGCCGGCGAGGACCGCGTCCACGTCGTCGTGTCGGAGGAGCGCGGCTGGGTGTTCGTCGGCATCTACGACGGCTTCAACGGCCCGGACGCCACCGACTTCCTCGTCTCCAACCTCTACGCCGCCGTGCACCGCGAGCTCCGCGGCCTGCTCTGGGAGCAGTCCCAAGAGGACCAGCCAGGCTCAGCGCCCAGTACCATGGCCCCGGACCACCAGGACCAGTGCacccgccggcgccgcgcccgcCGCTCCAGACCCCCGCGCAGCGGCAGCGTCGACGACAACGACCAACGGCAGTGGAGGTGCGAGTGGGAGCGCGACTGCTCCAGCCTGAAGCCACCAACGCAGCCTCCTCCCCGGAGCAACGGCGAGAACGACCACATCGCCGTGCTCAAGGCGCTGGCGCGCGCGCTCCGCAAGACCGAGGACGCGTACCTGGGCATCGCCGACAAGATGGTCGGCGAGTTCCCCGAGCTGGCGCTCATGGGCTCCTGCGTCCTCTCCATGCTCATGAAAGGGGAGGACATGTACGTCATGGGCGTGGGCGACAGCCGGGCTGTCTTGGCGACAATGGACAGCGTCGATCTCGAGCACATCAGCGAGGGCTCCTTGGACGGCTTGACGCCGTGCCTGTCCGCCGTGCAGCTCACCTCGGATCACAGCACCTCCATGCCGGAG GAGGTTCGCAGAATACGAAATGAGCACCCCGATGATCCGTCGGCGATCTCCAAGGACCGCGTGAAGGGCTCGCTCAAGGTGACCAGAGCATTCGGCGCCGGTTTCTTGAAACAG CCGAAATGGAATGACGCGCTGCTGGAGATGTTCCGGATCGACTACGTCGGGTCGTCGCCCTACATCACGTGCAACCCTTCCCTCTTCCACCACAAGCTGAGCACGAGGGACAGGTTCCTCATCCTCTCCTCGGACGGGCTCTACCAGTACTTGACCaacgaggaggcggtggcggaggtGGAGGTGTTCATCGCGACGACGCCCGAGGGCGACCCCGCCCAGCACCTCGTCGAGGAGGTCCTCTTCCGGGCGGCCAACAAAGCAG ggATGGACTTTCACGAGCTGATCGAGATCCCGCAGGGCGACCGCCGGCGGTACCACGACGACGTGTCCGTCATCGTCATCTCGCTGGAGGGCAGGATCTGGAGATCCTGCGTGTAA